DNA from Macadamia integrifolia cultivar HAES 741 chromosome 12, SCU_Mint_v3, whole genome shotgun sequence:
CATGTTGATCCTAAAGATTATTCTGACAAGTTCTACCCGAATCCCAATAAATGATATTAAAATCGGGGTGCGACAACTCTAGTGGGCGTTCGAGGATGAAGAAAAGGGCAACCATATCAATTAGGGCTAGAAAATTTTGggttaaaatcaaaaccatcaATCCGGTTCACTTGTTGACCTTGTATGTTCTTgcatgattttcttctttcttttttctgataAAAGTTGTTGCATGATTGTTGACTTTGTTATGgtggttattttattttttcctttttctttttggcctTTGTTTTCATTGAATTTCAGGAATATTTAGATATGGGAAGAGAAAAAGTAGTTTTACTCTCTAGTCTCTACTGGATAACCCCTATATGATCTAAATTAAAACCTGGTCCATCTAAGAATTCATGAGATAAGGTTCCTGTTTCCATATAACTCTTTATGGATATTGTTGCAACTTGACATTCTATTTGTAGTAAAGCATAAAAACATCAGATAGAGGGACCACTGTGTCACATTCACCAAATGATAAGAGTCTATATGGAATCCACCCATGACCCACCTCCCCCCAACCTTATTTCTTTAGAaacctttatttctttttaattttctaattaaACAATCCAACCCACCACCCTTCTCCAGCTTTATAAATAAGCTCTCTTGGCAACTCTTCACTTCCAAGCCCACACTCAGAACCTTAACTGTTCAGTGCAACAAAACCCATCATCTCAAGTTCTCAATATACTCATAGCCTTCAGTATTCAGTTTCTACAAAACCCATCATCACTCaattgtcctctctctctctctctctctctaagaatGGATAGGGTGTCCAGATTGGCTTCACAGAAGGCAGTGGCAATCTTCAGCAAGAGCTCCTGCTGCATGTGTCATGCTATCAAGAGATTGTTTTATGAACTTGGGGTGAGCCCTGCAATTTACGAGCTTGATGAGGAttcaagagggagagagatggaGTGGGCACTCTTGAGGCTTGGGTGTAACCCTTCTGTACCTGCTGTGTTCATAGGAGGTAAACTGGTGGGTTCAGCTAATGAAGTCATGACCCTCCATCTCAATGGCTCATTAACAAGAATGCTCAAAGATGCAGGCGCTATTTGG
Protein-coding regions in this window:
- the LOC122057450 gene encoding monothiol glutaredoxin-S10-like, giving the protein MDRVSRLASQKAVAIFSKSSCCMCHAIKRLFYELGVSPAIYELDEDSRGREMEWALLRLGCNPSVPAVFIGGKLVGSANEVMTLHLNGSLTRMLKDAGAIWL